Proteins encoded by one window of Dendropsophus ebraccatus isolate aDenEbr1 chromosome 4, aDenEbr1.pat, whole genome shotgun sequence:
- the LOC138789061 gene encoding dimethylaniline monooxygenase [N-oxide-forming] 2-like gives MVRTVAIIGAGISGLVSIKACLEEGLEPTCFERSKDIGGLWRFTDEVEEGRASIYRSLVTNVSKEIMCFSDFPMPEDFPNYLPNHRYFEYIRLYAEHFKLVKHIKFETTVCRVEKHPDFPVTGQWQVTTEYNGEKTTAIFDAVIVCTGQHVQPVLSQNTLPGIENFKGKIIHCREYKRPIGFDEKRVLIIGMGNTGVDIATELCTRTSQVYLSSRQGVWVIQRLGEGGLPFDLGFLRRYYHWINKMVPEAVSRWMFKKHMNNQFNHDLYNIQPEGTVWKEPLVNEELPSRIMSGSIIMKPHVTRFTETSAHFEDGSVVDNLDVLILATGYDYSFPFLDESIVKKDENKGSFYKKIIPLGMEKPTMAFIAFILPVGPTMVVAELQSRWAARVFKGLHKLPDPEGMKNQMLKDERLRKKWFATAHNNFRRMDYIWYLDDLASDIGVKPNIWKMFLTDPLLAWKVVFGPLNPYQLRLTGPGKWDKAREAIFTQWDRIKKPLNTRRKKQNPKSDLISFIPWIVCLGILLLAVTLSA, from the exons ATGGTCAGAACGGTTGCTATCATTGGAGCTGGGATCAGTGGCTTGGTTTCCATTAAGGCGTGTCTAGAGGAAGGTCTTGAGCCGACTTGCTTTGAAAGAAGTAAAGATATAGGAGGCCTCTGGAGGTTCACG GATGAAGTAGAAGAGGGAAGAGCCAGTATCTACAGGTCCTTGGTCACCAATGTTTCCAAAGAAATCATGTGTTTTAGTGACTTTCCAATGCCGGAAGATTTTCCGAACTACCTACCTAATCACAGATACTTTGAGTACATCAGGCTGTATGCCGAACATTTCAAACTGGTGAAACACATCAAATTTGAG ACAACCGTTTGCCGAGTAGAGAAGCATCCAGACTTCCCTGTCACCGGGCAGTGGCAAGTAACTACAGAATACAATGGAGAAAAAACGACAGCCATCTTTGATGCCGTTATAGTTTGTACTGGTCAACACGTCCAACCTGTATTATCCCAGAATACCCTTCCAG GTATTGAAAATTTTAAAGGTAAAATAATACACTGTCGCGAATACAAGAGGCCCATTGGGTTTGATGAGAAACGAGTATTAATCATTGGAATGGGGAACACCGGAGTCGATATAGCTACAGAATTATGTACAAGAACCTCACAG GTATATCTGAGCTCCAGACAAGGTGTATGGGTTATTCAAAGGCTTGGAGAAGGAGGACTGCCTTTCGATCTGGGATTCTTACGTCGTTATTACCACTGGATCAACAAAATGGTGCCAGAAGCTGTATCGCGATGGATGTTTAAGAAACACATGAACAACCAATTTAACCACGACTTGTACAACATACAACCCGAGGG aaCTGTATGGAAAGAACCTTTGGTAAATGAGGAGCTTCCAAGCCGTATAATGTCGGGTTCTATTATAATGAAGCCTCACGTGACGCGGTTCACAGAGACATCGGCCCATTTTGAAGACGGTTCTGTTGTAGACAATCTTGACGTTCTTATTCTGGCCACAGGTTACGACTACAGTTTCCCTTTTCTGGATGAATCTATTGTTAAAAAGGATGAAAACAAAGGATCATTTTACAAAAAGATAATCCCATTGGGGATGGAAAAACCCACCATGGCTTTCATTGCCTTTATCCTTCCAGTTGGGCCGACTATGGTGGTTGCTGAACTTCAGTCCCGATGGGCCGCTAGAGTTTTCAAGG GCTTACACAAACTTCCAGACCCCGAAGGAATGAAAAACCAAATGCTAAAGGATGAACGGCTCAGGAAGAAATG GTTTGCCACAGCCCATAACAACTTTCGGCGCATGGATTACATCTGGTACCTGGACGATCTGGCCTCCGATATAGGAGTGAAGCCAAACATATGGAAGATGTTCCTGACAGACCCACTTCTGGCATGGAAAGTTGTTTTTGGACCCTTAAATCCTTATCAACTCCGTCTGACTGGTCCCGGAAAATGGGACAAAGCTCGAGAAGCAATTTTTACCCAATGGGATCGAATCAAAAAGCCTCTAAATACAAGGAGGAAGAAACAAAATCCGAAATCTGATCTGATATCCTTTATACCCTGGATTGTTTGCCTTGGGATTTTGCTTTTAGCTGTTACCCTAAGTGCTTGA